Proteins encoded by one window of Culicoides brevitarsis isolate CSIRO-B50_1 chromosome 2, AGI_CSIRO_Cbre_v1, whole genome shotgun sequence:
- the LOC134832681 gene encoding trypsin-1-like, with protein sequence MKGQAFVLLSIFFFVGVDSFKVLGRFNPRYAFNERIVGGEAVDVKDHPHQVSLQSSWHFCGGSLISKDYVLTAAHCAQGQNPANLKVRVGSSFNAKGGELVQVQSLLVHPQYDSNTIDYDFALLKLNKSLEFSETVQPVKLTEQDKSPAAGTLCTVSGWGNTQNPNESSDKLRAVSVPVVDQEECAQKYNEFYGVTPRMLCAGLEEGGKDSCQGDSGGPLTSNGVLVGVVSWGKGCALKNFPGVYARVAAVRNWVRENSGV encoded by the exons ATGAAGGGGCAAGCGTTTGTGTTGTTatcgattttcttttttgttggtGTAGATTCCTTCAAAGTCTTGGGTCGTTTTAATCCACGATATGCATTCAATGAACGCATTGTCGGAG gtGAAGCCGTTGATGTAAAGGACCATCCGCATCAG GTATCTCTTCAAAGCTCATGGCACTTTTGTGGTGGCTCTCTTATATCTAAAGATTACGTTCTCACAGCCGCCCACTGTGCTCAAGGTCAAAATCCAGCTAATTTGAAAGTTCGAGTTGGATCTTCGTTCAATGCCAAGGGTGGAGAGCTAGTTCAAGTTCAGTCACTTTTAGTTCATCCCCAATATGACTCAAATACCATCGATTATGATTTTGctctgttaaaattaaataaaagtttggaGTTCAGTGAAACTGTTCAGCCAGTTAAGCTTACAGAACAAGATAAAAGTCCAGCTGCAGGAACTTTGTGTACAGTTAGCGGATGGGGAAACACCCAAAATCCAAATGAATCATCAGATAAATTAAGGGCTGTATCGGTTCCAGTTGTCGATCAAGAAGAATGTGCCCAGAAGTACAACGAATTTTACGGTGTTACACCAAGAATGTTGTGTGCTGGTTTGGAGGAAGGTGGAAAAGACTCAT GCCAAGGTGACTCTGGTGGCCCTTTGACCTCTAACGGTGTACTTGTTGGTGTCGTTTCATGGGGAAAAGGTTGTGcccttaaaaatttccctGGAGTATATGCCCGAGTAGCGGCTGTCCGTAATTGGGTCAGAGAGAACTCTGGTGTGTAA
- the LOC134832680 gene encoding histidine--tRNA ligase has protein sequence MWKRFLTLLPVIESSSNCVVTTVSVLKQIVNKYSVESTAKLTSSTMSDTKEVLMEQIKQQGDVVRQLKAAKGPKDRIDEEVAKLLALKAKLGDGNASAAPQKFVLKTPKGTRDYNPQQMALRLGVLEKIINVFKKHGAETIDTPVFELKDVLTGKYGEDSKLIYDLKDQGGEILALRYDLTVPLARFLACGKISNIKRYHIAKVYRRDNPAMTRGRYREFYQCDFDIAGVYDPMIPDAECVKVVSEILSSLDIGEFVIKLNHRKLLDGIFEACGVSSDKFRTICSSVDKLDKSPWSEVKAEMINEKGLEEEKADKIGEFVCLNGGIELVEQLLKDSRLANVKSAVEGLEDMRLLIKYCGLFGVDKQILFDLSLARGLDYYTGVIYEAVLKSDVPVKSASGNEECGIIGSVAGGGRYDNLVGMFDQKKRQVPCVGVSIGVERVFSVLEAKYAKDGYKIRTTEVDVYVASAHKGLHEKRLEILTRLWDGNIKAEHSYKQNPKLLAQLQHCEENKIPYAVILGDSELERGVVKLRDVQTRNEEELPIENLAIELKARLKVLNS, from the exons ATGTGGAAAcgatttttaacacttttaccTGTAATTGAAAGTAGTAGCAATTGTGTAGTAACCACAGTGAGTGTATTGAAGCAAATCGTGAACAAGTACTCTGTCGAATCAACAGCAAAGTTAACGTCTTCAACAATGAGTGACACGAAAGAAGTTTTAATGGAGCAAATAAAGCAGCAAGGCGACGTAGTGCGCCAATTAAAAGCTGCCAAAGGCCCCAAAGATCGCATTGACGAGGAAGTTGCCAAATTATTGGCTTTGAAAGCCAAATTGGGGGATGGAAATGCATCAGCAGCTCCTCAAAAGTTTGTCTTAAAAACTCCAAAAGGTACTCGTGACTATAATCCTCAACAAATGGCTTTGCGTCTTGGAGTACTGGAGAAAATAATCAACGTTTTCAAGAAGCATGGTGCTGAAACAATTGACACTCCAGTGTTCGAGCTAAAGGATGTGTTGACTGGCAAATACGGAGAAGATTCCAAGTTGATTTACGACTTAAAGGATCAAGGAGGGGAGATTTTAGCCTTGCGTTACGATTTGACCG tACCATTGGCACGTTTCCTGGCATGCGGAAAAATAAGCAACATCAAAAGGTACCACATCGCCAAAGTGTATCGACGTGACAATCCGGCAATGACTCGTGGACGATATCGCGAGTTTTATCAATGTGACTTTGATATCGCTGGCGTGTACGATCCCATGATACCAGATGCCGAATGTGTTAAAGTGGTCTCGGAAATATTGTCTTCTCTTGATATTGGAGAGTTTGTCATAAAACTAAATCATCGTAAGTTGCTTGATGGTATATTTGAAGCATGCGGTGTGTCCAGCGACAAATTCCGAACAATATGTTCATCAGTTGATAAGCTAGACAAATCTCCCTGGTCTGAGGTAAAAGCTGAGATGATTAATGAGAAAGGCCTTGAAGAAGAAAAGGCCGATAAAATTGGAGAATTTGTTTGCTTGAATGGTGGTATTGAGCTAGTCGAGCAACTTTTGAAAGATTCGCGACTTGCCAATGTCAAATCGGCGGTTGAGGGTTTGGAAGATATGCGGctattgattaaatattgtgGACTTTTTGGCGTCGACAAGCAAATCCTCTTTGATTTGAGTCTAGCTCGTGGCTTAGATTACTACACAGGCGTTATTTATGAGGCTGTTTTGAAATCCGATGTCCCTGTTAAGAGTGCCTCTGGTAATGAAGAATGTGGCATTATTGGTTCTGTTGCTGGCGGCGGCCGATACGATAATTTGGTTGGTATGTTTGACCAAAAGAAACGCCAAGTACCCTGTGTAGGAGTCTCAATTGGTGTTGAACGTGTGTTCTCCGTTCTGGAAGCCAAATATGCAAAAGATGGTTATAAAATTCGTACTACAGAGGTAGATGTTTATGTTGCGTCCGCTCATAAGGGTCTTCATGAGAAGCGATTGGAAATCTTGACGCGTCTGTGGGATGGAAATATCAAAGCAGAGCACTCGTATAAACAAAACCCAAAACTTCTTGCGCAGTTGCAACATTGTGAAGAGAACAAGATCCCGTATGCCGTAATTTTAGGTGATTCGGAACTTGAAAGAGGAGTTGTCAAGTTGAGAGACGTTCAAACAAGGAACGAAGAGGAGCTTCCGATTGAGAACCTAGCTATTGAGTTAAAAGCGCGCTTGAAAGTTCTCAATAGTTGA
- the LOC134829298 gene encoding ubiquitin carboxyl-terminal hydrolase 3-like, which produces MDCKHLNKCIKIEKEVVKCKKNEYQASSSSSSTSNTVAQTNKTWKCSDCGSVKENWMCLNCGYVACGRYDQGHALKHSQKFTDSHDICINTSILSVYCYKCDEFVINDTSNNALEWIRNELRDDSISDGTCSETSSTLEEISSTKSSSISQETASTSSSISSDSGWGDEPTGRKLRPRKRTTSSESTENLGTVAKKKMLRRVVGLRNLGNTCFMNSVLQSLSNIEEFSCYFNTLPALETKQKRAYHSRSMKENLDDVFVVEELRKVLRNLSKGGDGHKGAISPECLFLVIWKVVPQFRGHRQHDAHEFLRYMLDRLHTELQQVSTIQELNTSNKDSKTQSLMVNSPTFSNKNRSSIVTNVFGGTLQSEVRCLVCGMESKKHDPFLDLSLDIPERFYKEDDSDDKQRVCNISDCLSSFTEVEELTETELYYCNSCKCKQRSTKRFWIRRLPNVLCLHIKRFRWNNFFRTKIDLKIKFPIHSLDMSQFVLNNGPETRRSNSSYNVYDLAAVIVHHGNGSSCGHYTSFAINNGVWMHFNDHSVKEVSPEAVAECKPYILFYIRRELNSSNSKVSL; this is translated from the exons ATGGATTGTAAACACTTgaataaatgtataaaaatcgaaaaagaagtcgtaaaatgtaaaaagaacGAGTAtcaagcatcatcatcatcatcgtcgacaTCCAACACAGTTGCACAGACTAATAAAACCTGGAAGTGTTCTG atTGTGGATCAGTAAAGGAGAATTGGATGTGTCTCAATTGTGGATATGTGGCATGTGGACGCTACGATCAAGGACATGCTTTGAagcattcacaaaaatttacagattCTCATGATATTTGCATTAACACGAGCATCTTATCTGTTTACTGTTACAAGTGTGATGAGTTTGTAATAAACGATACCTCAAACAATGCTCTTGAGTGGATCCGTAATGAGCTTCGTGACGATAGCATCAGTGATGGCACATGTTCCGAAACATCTTCGACTCTGGAAGAAATAAGTTCGACAAAGTCGTCATCAATCAGCCAAGAAACGGCAAGTACTTCGTCTTCGATATCAAGTGACTCAGGTTGGGGCGATGAACCAACCGGACGCAAATTGAGACCACGCAAAAGAACTACGTCCAGTGAGAGTACAGAAAACTTGGGAACTgtcgcgaaaaaaaagatgcTACGCCGCGTTGTTGGCCTGCGAAATTTGGGCAATACGTGTTTCATGAATTCAGTTTTACAATCACTTAGTAACATAGAGGAGTTTAGTTGTTACTTTAATACGTTGCCTGCATtggaaacaaaacaaaaacgagCATATCACTCGAGAAGTATGAAGGAAAATCTCGATGATGTTTTTGTAGTGGAAGAGTTGCGAAAGgttttacgaaatttaagCAAAGGAGGGGATGGGCACAAAGGAGCCATCTCACCAGAATGCTTATTTCTCGTAATATGGAAAGTCGTTCCCCAGTTTAGGGGTCATCGTCAACATGATGCTCACGAATTCCTCCGATATATGCTAGATAGACTTCACACCGAATTGCAACAAGTTTCAACAATACAGGAACTAAATACAAGTAATAAGGATAGCAAAACACAATCATTAATGGTAAACTCTCCGACattctcaaataaaaatcgaagttCAATCGTTACAAATGTGTTTGGTGGTACGTTGCAAAGCGAAGTTCGATGTTTGGTCTGCGGTATGGAAAGCAAGAAACATGATCCATTCCTCGATTTGTCATTGGACATTCCAGAGCGATTTTACAAGGAAGACGATTCGGATGACAAACAGCGGGTCTGTAACATATCCGACTGTCTATCGAGTTTCACAGAG gtggAGGAGCTCACAGAAACTGAGCTGTATTATTGCAACTCATGCAAGTGCAAACAACGTTCAACGAAACGCTTTTGGATAAGACGCCTCCCTAATGTTCTGTGCTTACACATTAAACGTTTTCGATGGAACAACTTTTTCAG AACAAAAATCgatctaaaaataaagtttccgATCCACTCGTTGGACATGTCACAATTTGTATTGAATAACGGACCCGAAACGAGGCGCTCAAATTCAAGTTACAACGTATATGATTTGGCAGCTGTAATAGTTCACCATGGAAACGG ATCCAGTTGCGGACACTATACATCATTTGCAATCAATAACGGAGTTTGGATGCATTTTAATGATCACAGTGTAAAAGAGGTCTCACCTGAGGCCGTTGCAGAATGTAAACCTTACATTTTATTCTACATTAGAAGAGAACTTAACAGCAGTAATAGTAAAGTATCTTTATGA
- the LOC134829837 gene encoding galactosylgalactosylxylosylprotein 3-beta-glucuronosyltransferase S — MTSIWISIRKLFGRKNMNKARNAFVLVISFCLFGMYLLWSSSADRFLKEYTTYPEVNDTMVVCSTHFEEKRKYFNDIDSNTPHMDSNNVPIIYFVTPTYPRREQIPELTRLAQTLLHIRNLHWIVADDTDICNNFLDHILNRFGIPYTHIASPMPDHYRTIKGPAPRGVANRRAALNWIRSNNKRNGVLYFGDDDNTFDLRLFNEIRSTKYVSMFPVGLIGQYAISSPIVKKGKIIGFFDSWPAKRLWPVDMAGFAINLDVLFQNPNATMPYKAGYEEDEFLKSIDLKIENIEPKAKNCTEVLVWHTQTKNSNIPTIKISTSVLETDNTSLGVLLRELELMGVSHTSQSTGVKATMTKDCKTKSLSSWF; from the exons ATGACTAGCATTTGGATCAGTATTCGGAAGTTGTTCGgacgaaaaaatatgaataaagcAAGAAATGCTTTTGTGCTTGTGATATCATTCTGTCTCTTTGGAATGTACCTTCTTTGGTCTTCATCTGCCG ATCGATTTCTCAAGGAGTATACAACGTATCCCGAAGTTAACGACACCATGGTAGTTTGTAGCAcacattttgaagaaaaaagaaagtaTTTCAATGATATAGATTCAAATACTCCTCATATGGATAGCAACAATGTtcccataatttattttgttactcCTACGTATCCACGTCGAGAACAAATTCCTGAATTAACGAGGCTTGCACAAACATTATTGCATATAAGAAATCTTCATTGGATTGTAGCTGATGACACGGacatttgtaataattttttagatcacATCTTGAATCGGTTTG gTATTCCATACACTCATATTGCTAGTCCGATGCCGGATCACTATAGAACAATAAAAGGTCCAGCTCCAAGGGGTGTTGCTAATCGCCGAGCCGCTCTGAATTGGATTAGAAGTAATAATAAACGAAATGGTGTGCTTTATTTTGGGGACGATGACAATACATTTGATTTACGATTGTTCAATGAGATTAGAAGTACTAAATATGTCTCAATGTTTCCTGTTGGTCTAATTGGGCAATACGCAATAAGCTCCCCAATTGTAAAGAAA ggaaaaattattggatttttcGATTCTTGGCCAGCAAAAAGATTGTGGCCTGTGGATATGGCTGGATTTGCTATAAATTTGGATGTTCTCTTCCAAAATCCGAACGCAACGATGCCCTACAAAGCAGGGTATGAGGAAGATGAATTTCTCAAAAGCAtagacttaaaaattgaaaatatcgaGCCTAAAGCAAAAAACTGTACAGAAGTCTTGGTGTGGCATACTCagactaaaaattcaaatatccctacaattaaaataagtacGAGTGTCTTGGAGACAGATAATACAAGCTTAGGTGTTCTTTTAAGAGAACTTGAGCTAATGGGTGTGAGCCATACTAGTCAAAGTACAg GTGTCAAAGCAACAATGACAAAGGACTGTAAAACAAAGTCACTTTCATCATGGTTTTAA
- the LOC134828735 gene encoding uncharacterized protein LOC134828735 encodes MFSWRSYLTITLLLLLGIVCCLPVDHKKQKTHDSENEIPDKDGKLENVLEYERYLKEVVNLLESDKDFREKLDKADEADIRSGKIAQELEYVNHNVRSKLHELKRQELERLRHLAMKQYELSNGIDRAHIKIPEHLDHANSHTFEIEDLKRLILKTSQDLAESDRKRREEFKEYELQKEFEKQEKLREMDEEHKKQYEEELKKQQEKHNKHEKLHHPGSKDQLEEVWEKQDHMDQEFDPKTFFMLHDLDGNNFWDENEVKALFVKELDKVYQSGVPEDDLRERAEEMERMREHVFKEADVNHDGLISYQEFLDQTKRDEFQRDPGWDTVDNVPQYTHEEYLEFERRRHLEIERLIAEGKLPAHPNMPYGQNDPNDIPEHLRHAPPPPPHYQQGYQNHPQQVNLNQNQVYEHHPNDQAKQYNAPASVQNHKNLNHHQGNQQQQQQHFEEHPNQKNDLNQHNQAQNSQQQQQQQHSSAQSHHSNSAPIHVQEKPQQGQHYTVKYIKDLPFELLDRETTELFIKTFDKVEVLKLKDNILLCNMRQWQLNTKEYNSEFPNVQEITLRVENFITKQAKALLKACPQKITGTKSRTHHQNSIKDLYDAPMSLKRLKLLKNVVDVNFLQRQTEIISYHIYTELTPDIVIPLPACINPSNVHSLDVLLKNGSKFDLKWLHDMPNLKKFGLQFPYISVSCAAQVPSFLQSHEVLPNKTVKVLSVSRIVKTCLNCVRNFLESFIHLKNLQILYWDSEFCNFWKTISRALEKNGVSKHLSTFTLSPDFFDNQKLKVNYNYFEAMTPFPNLKTLQLMFCHKRLSKNALKTFCSKCPNLKNLAFAVGSRFKYEISGFLIHQLKYLTALRIPNSTPEEEMLDEHCNEITGIYANAETIQSLLTTPLKLWCLGMPIRCEINDLLELFKKFPMLKHVEEIQTFSTTPNVLHREPPAPPTDKEEKSDRPVSPRMADFQKKLREKTPIGKLDQSLGTHPYQEKEPLERFPNDVNPKTGEIGGPRGPEPTRYGDWERKGRVSDF; translated from the exons atgttcagttGGAGAAGCTACTTAACTATAACTTTGCTCCTGTTACTAGGAATAGTTTGTTGTCTTCCCGTTGATCACAAAAAACAGAAAACTCATGATTCTGAGAATGAGATTCCAGATAAGGATGGAAAGCTGgag AACGTATTGGAATATGAACGATATTTAAAGGAGGTTGTAAATCTTTTGGAAAGCGATAAagattttagagaaaaactAGATAAAGCTGATGAAGCTGATATTAGA TCAGGCAAAATTGCACAGGAGCTCGAATACGTTAATCACAATGTTCGATCAAAGTTGCACGAATTGAAACGTCAAGAGTTAGAAAGGCTGAGACATCTCGCAATGAAGCAATATGAGTTGTCAAATGGAATAGACAGAGCTCATATTAAAATTCCCGAACACTTGGATCATGCTAATTCTCATACATTTGAAATTGAGGACTTGAAACGACTTATTTTGAAGACATCCCAAGACTTGGCTGAAAGTGATAGAAAGCGTCGCGAAGAATTCAAGGAGTATGAGTTACAGAAGGAatttgaaaaacaagaaaaattgagagaaatgGATGAGGAACACAAGAAACAGTATGAGGAGGaactaaaaaaacaacaagagaAGCATAACAAACACGAAAAACTGCATCATCCAGGTTCGAAAGACCAATTAGAGGAAGTTTGGGAGAAACAGGACCACATGGATCAGGAATTCGATccaaagacatttttcatG ttacaCGATCTGGATGGGAACAACTTTTGGGACGAAAATGAAGTTAAAGCGCTTTTTGTAAAAGAGTTGGATAAAGTCTATCAATCTGGGGTACCAGAAGACGATTTACGTGAAAGAGCTGAGGAGATGGAAAGAATGAGAGAGCATGTTTTCAAAGAAGCCGATGTCAACCACGATGGTCTGATTAGCTACCAagaatttttagatcaaacTAAACGAGATGAATTTCAACGCGATCCTGGATGGGACACTGTTGACAACGTCCCTCAATATACTCATGAAGAGTATTTGGAATTTGAACGTAGACGTCATTTAGAAATAGAAAGGTTAATTGCCGAAGGAAAA cTACCCGCACATCCAAATATGCCTTATGGTCAAAAT gaTCCAAATGACATTCCTGAACACCTGAGACATGCACCACCACCTCCACCACATTATCAACAAGGCTATCAAAATCATCCACAACAGGTTAACTTGAACCAAAATCAAGTTTATGAACATCATCCGAATGATCAAGCAAAACAATACAATGCTCCTGCTTCGgtacaaaatcataaaaatctgAACCATCATCAAGgaaatcaacaacaacaacaacaacactttGAAGAGCATCCAAATCAAAAGAACGATCTGAATCAACACAATCAAGCACAAAAcagtcaacaacaacaacaacagcagcattCCTCGGCTCAAAGTCACCATTCAAATTCGGCACCAATCCATGTGCAAGAGAAACCACAACAGGgacaacatta TACCGTTAAATACATCAAAGATTTGCCCTTTGAGCTGTTGGATCGTGAAACGACTGaacttttcatcaaaactttCGATAAAGTCGAAGTCCTCAAATTGAAAGACAATATTTTGTTGTGCAACATGCGTCAATGGCAACTA AATACAAAGGAATACAATTCGGAATTTCCAAACGTTCAGGAAATCACTCTAAGAGTCGAAAATTTCATCACTAAGCAAGCAAAAGCTTTATTAAAAGCGTGTCCTCAAAAAATCACTGGAACTAAAAGTAGAACTCACCATCAAAACTCCATCAAAGACTTGTACGATGCTCCGATGTCCCTGAAACgcttaaaattgcttaaaaacgTCGTAGATGTGAACTTTTTGCAACGTCAAACTGAAATTATCTCTTACCATATCTACACAGAATTGACTCCTGATATCGTGATTCCTCTTCCGGCATGCATAAATCCATCAAATGTGCATTCGTTGGACGTCTTATTGAAAAATGGCTCGAAATTTGACCTTAAATGGCTTCACGACATGCCAAACTTGAAGAAATTTGGACTTCAGTTCCCATATATTTCAGTTTCATGTGCGGCACAAGTTCCTTCTTTTCTACAGTCTCACGAAGTTCTTCCGAATAAGACCGTGAAAGTGTTGAGCGTCAGCAGAATTGTCAAAACTTGTTTAAATTGCGTACGGAATTTTCTCGAATCTTTCATCCacttgaaaaatcttcaaattctGTATTGGGACTCCGAGTTTTGTAACTTTTGGAAGACGATTAGTCGAGctctcgaaaaaaatggcGTTTCGAAGCATTTATCAACATTCACGCTGAGTCCTGATTTCTTCGACAACcagaaattaaaagttaactaCAACTATTTTGAAGCCATGACACCGTTCCCGAATCTCAAGACACTTCAATTAATGTTTTGTCACAAGCGCCTTTCGAAGAACGCTCTCAAAACCTTTTGCAGCAAATGTCccaatttaaagaatttggcTTTCGCAGTCGGAAGTCGATTCAAATATGAGATAAGCGGTTTCCTCATTCatcaattgaaatatttgactGCTCTAAGAATACCCAATTCTACGCCAGAAGAGGAAATGCTCGATGAACATTGCAACGAAATTACTGGTATTTATGCCAATGCGGAGACAATTCAATCTTTACTGACAACTCCCCTAAAGCTTTGG tgtttAGGAATGCCCATACGCTgtgaaattaatgatttactagagttgttcaaaaaatttccaatgttGAAACATGTGGAAG AGATTCAGACGTTTTCCACAACACCAAATGTTTTACATAGAGAACCTCCTGCTCCGCCTACTGATAAGGAAGAAAAGTCCGATAGACCAGTGAGTCCTCGAATGGcagattttcagaaaaaattacgcGAAAAAACCCCAATTGGAAAATTGGATCAATCACTTGGAACTCATCCGTATCAAGAGAAAGAACCATTGGAACGTTTTCCTAATGATGTAAATCCAAAAACTGGAGAAATCGGAGGTCCCAGAGGTCCAGAACCTACTAGATATGGAGATTGGGAACGCAAAGGAAGAGTATCGgacttttag
- the LOC134828393 gene encoding WW domain-containing oxidoreductase, with product MNLPETDSEDELPEVWEPKISQDNYVFYVNHQEKITQWTHPKTGKLKRVSSDLPNGWKKRLDESTGIEIFINHENGKETYIDPRLAFATEEASAAVGQIRQRFDASSRALQVLHGKDLSGKLCIITGANCGIGFETAKSLAFHECHVIFACRNKESAENAIQAIEKERPSAVGKCRFMHVDLASLRSVVTFIESVKKEVKHIDFLILNAGVFGLPYTVTEDGLEATFQISHLSHFYVTINLVPLLDHTSRVIVVSSESHRFANFPECGGLTEEIISPPPSKYWSMMAYNNAKLCNVLFAKELAKRLQHKGISVFSLHPGNLVSSNLSRNWWLIRVLFAFVRPFTKSLQQAAATTVYCATAEEITGLTGLYFNNCFVCEPSILAHSDELSQSLWDISEKLINEKLQAHT from the exons atgaatttaccTGAAACTGATTCTGAAGATGAGCTCCCTGAAGTTTGGGAACCGAAAATTAGTCAAGATAATTACGTATTTTATGTAAA tcaTCAAGAGAAAATAACGCAATGGACACATCCGAAAACCGGAAAATTGAAGCGAGTTTCAAGCGACTTGCCAAACGGTTGGAAAAAACGTCTAGACGAGAGTACaggaatagaaatttttattaatcatgaGAATGGAAAGGAGACTTATATTGACCCACGACTAGCATTCGCCACAGAAGAAGCATCTGCTGCTGTTGGACAAATAAGACAAAGATTTGATGCTAGCTCCAGAGCGTTGCAAGTTTTACATGGAAAAGATTTAAGCGGTAAATTGTGCATTATTACGGGAGCGAATTGTGGCATTGGATTCGAAACGGCTAAATCACTGGCATTTCATGAGTGCCATGTGATTTTTGCGTGTCGTAATAAGGAGAGTGCAGAAAATGCTATTCAAGCGATAGAAAAAGAAAGACCGAGTGCTGTTGGAAAATGTCGGTTTATGCACGTTGATTTGGCATCGTTGCGATCCGTAGTGACGTTTATAGAATCTGTAAAAAAGGAAGTAAAACACAttgatttcttaattttaaatgccgGTGTGTTTGGTTTGCCATACACAGTAACAGAAGATGGTCTGGAAGCAACATTCCAAATATCGCATCTTTCGCATTTTTACGTTACCATAAATTTAGTTCCACTCCTGGATCATACAAGTCGTGTAATAGTTGTTTCATCTGAGAGTCATCGGTTCGCAAATTTCCCTGAATGTGGAGGATTGACAGAAGAAATTATCTCACCACCACCTTCAAAATACTGGAGTATGATGGCATACAATAACGCCAAACTTTGTAATGTGCTCTTTGCTAAGGAACTTGCCAAACGACTTCAACATAAAGGAATCTCTGTATTTTCTTTACATCCTGGAAATTTGGTTTCAAGTAATTTGAGTCGAAATTGGTGGCTTATTAGGGTTCTCTTTGCATTTGTTCGCCCCTTCACAAAGTCTTTACAACAAGCAGCCGCAACAACAGTTTATTGTGCCACAGCTGAGGAAATTACTGGCTTGACGGGGCTATATTTCAATAACTGTTTTGTGTGTGAGCCATCCATACTAGCTCACAGTGATGAGTTGTCCCAAAGTTTATGGGATatcagtgaaaaattaataaatgaaaagttaCAAGCGCACACCTAA